One window of the Pseudomonas sp. S04 genome contains the following:
- a CDS encoding response regulator, with the protein MSHLLIVDDDLEVLDLLSKFFVQQGYDVAVATDGVALWAAIEQQMPDLIILDLMMPGDNGLTLCQRLRQQYTTPVIMLTAMGELSDRVVGLEMGADDYLSKPFDARELLARVRAVLRRVGEVRPLTGQVPHPLIKFADWQLDLTRRELRSPDQVMIPLSAGEFDLLLVFVEHPQRILTRELLLDLARGRTHEAFDRSIDVQVSRLRRKLEIDSKRPEMIRTVRNGGYLFTPSVTRQ; encoded by the coding sequence GTGAGCCATCTTTTGATCGTGGACGACGACCTTGAGGTCCTCGATCTGCTGAGTAAGTTTTTTGTCCAGCAAGGTTATGACGTGGCCGTGGCCACCGACGGCGTCGCGCTGTGGGCGGCTATCGAGCAGCAAATGCCGGACCTGATCATCCTCGACCTGATGATGCCCGGCGACAACGGCCTGACCCTGTGCCAGCGCCTGCGCCAGCAATACACCACGCCGGTGATCATGCTCACCGCCATGGGTGAGCTGAGTGATCGGGTGGTGGGCCTGGAAATGGGCGCCGACGACTACTTGAGCAAACCCTTCGACGCCCGCGAACTGCTGGCGCGGGTGCGCGCGGTGTTGCGTCGGGTGGGTGAAGTCCGGCCGTTGACCGGCCAGGTGCCGCATCCGCTGATCAAGTTCGCCGACTGGCAACTGGACCTCACGCGCCGCGAACTGCGCTCGCCGGACCAGGTCATGATCCCGTTGTCGGCCGGCGAGTTCGACCTGCTGCTGGTATTCGTCGAACACCCGCAGCGCATCCTCACCCGCGAACTGCTGCTGGACCTGGCCCGTGGGCGTACCCATGAAGCCTTCGACCGCAGCATCGATGTCCAGGTCAGCCGCTTGCGGCGCAAGCTGGAAATCGACAGCAAACGCCCGGAAATGATTCGCACCGTGCGCAACGGTGGTTACCTGTTCACCCCCAGCGTGACCCGTCAATGA
- a CDS encoding alkaline phosphatase D family protein, protein MSTPAPQSTPSTPLPAVLVGPLLRRLEPTRLVLWLVGSRELALTLRLAPVGDLVLDATRCQVIPVGTHAFVHLIDIHLDSALPQDISIDYDLLIREDDASLVGIAQWAPHLLYDQAQSPNFVLRSRIDQLLHGSCRKPHHPANDGLLCVDQLLATPHEPSQRPALLMMSGDQVYADDVAGPMLRAIHALIERLGLYGEHLEGAVVQDSAALYQHPASYYHRADLLPALESNDSLRERFFGGARKPIFTSSSADNHLVTFAEVMAMYLLVWGPTAWTLIDPQPPVLTPERRERYALEQTRIDGFKQGLGNVARVFAHLPCLMIFDDHDITDDWNLSAQWEETAYGHPFSKRIIGNALLAYMLCQGWGNNPDAFTALLEKTRGLNPQDGYLDNSAQDELIGDLLKFQQWHYVLPTTPALVVLDTRTRRWRSEFNLKQPSGLLDWEALSELQQELLDHPCAIIVSPAPVFGVKLIETVQKVFSWCGYPLLVDAENWMAHRGAAQVILNIFRHSRTPGNYVILSGDVHYSFVYEVLIRHRTAGPRIWQITSSGIKNEFPPSLLEWFDRLNRWLYSPRSPLNWLTKRRRMQVVPHVPEHAEAGERLWNSAGIGQVFFNQQGQPQAIYQHNANGAEKTRMVAPTVD, encoded by the coding sequence ATGTCCACGCCAGCACCGCAGTCCACCCCCTCCACACCCTTGCCCGCCGTCCTGGTCGGCCCGCTGTTGCGGCGCCTGGAACCGACGCGCCTGGTGCTGTGGCTGGTAGGCTCGCGGGAGCTGGCGCTGACCTTGCGCCTGGCGCCTGTGGGCGACCTGGTGCTCGATGCGACGCGCTGCCAGGTCATCCCGGTCGGCACCCATGCCTTTGTCCACCTGATCGACATCCACCTGGACAGCGCCCTGCCCCAGGACATCAGCATCGACTACGACCTGTTGATCCGCGAGGACGACGCCAGCCTGGTCGGCATTGCCCAGTGGGCCCCGCACCTGCTCTACGACCAGGCACAATCGCCGAACTTCGTCCTGCGCAGCCGCATCGATCAACTGCTCCACGGCTCGTGCCGCAAACCCCATCATCCGGCCAACGACGGCTTGCTCTGCGTCGACCAGTTGCTGGCGACGCCCCATGAGCCGAGCCAGCGCCCGGCACTGCTGATGATGAGTGGCGACCAGGTCTACGCCGACGATGTCGCCGGGCCGATGTTGCGGGCCATCCATGCTCTGATCGAACGGCTGGGGCTATACGGCGAACACCTGGAGGGCGCAGTGGTGCAAGACAGCGCCGCGCTCTACCAGCACCCGGCCAGCTACTACCATCGCGCCGACCTGCTGCCGGCACTGGAAAGTAACGACAGCCTGCGCGAACGGTTTTTCGGCGGTGCGCGCAAGCCGATCTTCACCAGCAGCAGCGCCGACAATCACCTGGTGACCTTCGCCGAAGTCATGGCCATGTACCTGCTGGTCTGGGGCCCGACCGCCTGGACCCTGATCGACCCGCAGCCACCGGTGCTGACACCCGAGCGCCGCGAGCGCTACGCCCTGGAACAGACCCGGATCGATGGCTTCAAGCAGGGGCTGGGCAATGTCGCCCGGGTGTTCGCCCACCTGCCCTGCCTGATGATCTTCGACGACCACGACATCACCGACGACTGGAACCTCAGTGCCCAGTGGGAGGAAACCGCCTACGGCCATCCGTTCTCCAAGCGCATCATCGGCAACGCGCTGCTCGCCTACATGCTGTGCCAGGGCTGGGGCAACAACCCGGATGCCTTCACCGCGCTGCTGGAAAAAACCCGCGGCCTCAACCCCCAGGACGGCTACCTGGACAACAGCGCCCAGGATGAATTGATCGGCGACCTGCTGAAATTCCAGCAATGGCACTACGTGCTGCCGACCACCCCGGCACTGGTGGTGCTCGACACCCGCACCCGGCGCTGGCGCAGTGAGTTCAACCTCAAGCAGCCCTCGGGCCTGCTGGACTGGGAAGCCCTCAGCGAATTGCAGCAGGAACTGCTCGACCACCCCTGCGCCATCATCGTGTCGCCGGCGCCGGTGTTCGGCGTCAAGCTGATCGAAACCGTGCAGAAAGTCTTCAGTTGGTGCGGCTACCCGCTGCTGGTGGACGCGGAAAACTGGATGGCCCACCGTGGCGCAGCGCAGGTGATCCTCAACATCTTTCGCCACTCGCGCACGCCCGGTAATTACGTGATCCTCTCCGGCGATGTGCATTACTCGTTCGTCTACGAGGTGCTGATCCGGCATCGCACCGCCGGGCCACGGATCTGGCAAATCACCAGCAGCGGCATCAAGAATGAATTTCCGCCGAGCCTGCTGGAGTGGTTCGACCGCCTCAACCGCTGGCTGTACTCGCCGCGCTCGCCGCTGAACTGGCTGACCAAACGCCGGCGCATGCAGGTGGTGCCCCATGTGCCCGAGCACGCAGAAGCCGGCGAACGCCTGTGGAATTCGGCGGGCATCGGCCAGGTGTTTTTCAATCAGCAGGGCCAGCCGCAAGCGATCTACCAGCACAACGCCAATGGCGCAGAAAAAACCCGGATGGTGGCGCCGACGGTCGATTGA
- a CDS encoding ATP-binding protein, with product MKGWRAGWCLRSRDTVTRWIALTTILAMLTSLGFYALFTQVAGVWAYPPLTETGLLEKISSLSRVIAASEPAQRPQLAAAASDSSLGIRWSQSHAALGLPVTPEAATRANTAKAHQLFNSQHLEAYQPTDWPQQDGQYAMAMQLSDGSWLMFSMPSRSWGLEHWARNLIVIALVLLSTGLVALIATRRLARPLQTFAQGARRFGVDFRAPPIKPLGPLEIRQAILAFNAMQAQLQHFIKDRTQMLAAISHDLRAPLTRMRLRGEFIDDPQLQAKLFRDVDEMHAMINSSLEFFRDNARLEEATPFDLAELLQTLIDDYRDQSIDIPFSGPPRLAYLGRPLGLKRVITNLLENALKYASEPAIELRSHDDHVTIRVLDRGPGIPKESHEQVFVPFYRLEGSRNKSTGGVGLGLSAARAIVLEHGGELTVRNRKVGGLEARVVLPVLEG from the coding sequence ATGAAGGGCTGGCGGGCGGGCTGGTGCCTGCGCTCGCGGGACACCGTGACGCGCTGGATCGCCCTCACCACCATCCTGGCGATGCTCACGTCGCTGGGCTTCTACGCCCTGTTCACCCAGGTGGCCGGGGTGTGGGCCTATCCACCTTTGACCGAGACCGGGCTGCTGGAAAAAATTTCCTCCCTGAGCCGGGTCATTGCCGCTTCCGAGCCCGCGCAACGCCCGCAACTGGCTGCTGCTGCCAGTGACAGTAGCCTGGGAATCCGCTGGAGCCAAAGCCATGCGGCCCTGGGCCTGCCGGTAACCCCTGAGGCGGCCACCCGGGCCAACACGGCGAAGGCCCACCAACTGTTCAACAGCCAGCACCTGGAAGCCTATCAACCGACGGACTGGCCACAACAGGACGGCCAGTACGCCATGGCGATGCAACTGAGCGACGGTTCCTGGCTGATGTTCAGCATGCCTTCGCGCAGTTGGGGCCTGGAGCATTGGGCGCGCAACCTGATCGTGATCGCCCTGGTGTTGCTGTCCACTGGCCTGGTGGCGCTGATCGCCACCCGCCGCCTGGCCCGGCCGCTGCAGACCTTCGCCCAGGGCGCGCGACGCTTTGGCGTGGACTTCCGTGCGCCGCCGATCAAGCCGCTGGGGCCGCTGGAAATCCGCCAGGCGATCCTCGCGTTCAATGCGATGCAGGCCCAGTTGCAGCACTTCATCAAGGACCGCACGCAGATGCTGGCCGCCATCTCCCACGACCTGCGCGCACCACTGACCCGCATGCGCCTGCGCGGCGAGTTCATCGACGACCCGCAACTGCAGGCCAAGCTGTTCCGCGACGTTGATGAGATGCACGCCATGATCAACTCCAGCCTGGAATTCTTCCGCGACAACGCCCGTCTCGAAGAGGCCACGCCGTTCGATCTGGCCGAACTGCTGCAAACCCTGATCGACGATTACCGCGACCAGTCCATCGACATCCCCTTCAGCGGCCCACCGCGCCTGGCCTACCTCGGCCGGCCGCTGGGGCTCAAGCGGGTGATCACCAACCTGCTGGAAAACGCCCTCAAATACGCCAGCGAACCGGCCATTGAACTGCGCAGCCACGACGACCACGTGACCATCCGCGTCCTGGACCGCGGCCCGGGCATCCCCAAGGAAAGCCACGAACAGGTATTCGTGCCCTTCTATCGCCTGGAAGGTTCGCGCAACAAAAGCACCGGCGGCGTCGGCCTCGGCCTCTCGGCTGCACGGGCGATCGTGCTGGAACATGGCGGCGAACTGACCGTGAGAAACCGCAAGGTCGGCGGGCTGGAGGCGCGGGTGGTGTTGCCGGTGTTGGAGGGGTAG
- a CDS encoding bleomycin resistance protein — translation MLTRNKMVPELTVSDIQQSLAFWTDLIGFQIAYERREEGFAYLDFDGVQVMLEQYIAEDDGQWHTGALQAPFGRGINFQMTVDRVEPILARLAAVQWPLFRPFADAWYRSGEVEVGQRELIVQDPDGYLLRLVEALGERPVR, via the coding sequence ATGCTCACACGGAACAAGATGGTCCCCGAACTGACGGTCAGCGACATCCAGCAGAGCCTGGCGTTCTGGACCGACCTGATTGGTTTTCAGATCGCCTACGAACGCCGCGAAGAAGGCTTTGCCTACCTGGATTTCGACGGCGTGCAAGTGATGCTCGAACAGTACATCGCCGAGGACGACGGGCAATGGCACACCGGCGCACTGCAAGCGCCGTTTGGCCGCGGGATCAATTTCCAGATGACGGTGGATCGCGTCGAGCCGATCCTGGCCCGCCTGGCCGCTGTGCAATGGCCGCTGTTTCGCCCCTTTGCCGATGCCTGGTATCGCTCGGGTGAAGTAGAGGTCGGCCAGCGTGAATTGATCGTGCAGGACCCCGACGGCTATCTGTTGCGACTGGTCGAAGCCCTGGGCGAAAGGCCTGTGCGCTAG
- a CDS encoding MlaA family lipoprotein, with protein sequence MPLFKRSPALFRNAALLLSLTYLYGCSSRTSTDNPMTCAQVSYPLYDPAEPVNRGIFAFNQVIDEYAVAPVARGYGYTPEFFQLGMHNFTTNFNEPTVFLNDLLQGNGQRSLNTLGRFTLNSTAGLLGVIDVSDSLEIPRHSSDFGQTFGVWGIPDGPIVEVPVLGTANSRDAVGKVLAVAINPFGDHSDTVETLTTVASVGGTIDKRAEALPLTDALQALPDPYSALRDVSAEKRADFVQNGKRGASGLHDDLCTEAPTDAT encoded by the coding sequence ATGCCTTTGTTCAAGCGCTCCCCTGCACTGTTTCGCAATGCCGCACTGCTGTTGAGCTTGACCTATCTGTACGGATGCTCCAGTCGCACCTCGACCGATAACCCGATGACCTGCGCGCAAGTCAGCTACCCGTTGTATGACCCGGCCGAGCCAGTGAACCGCGGGATCTTCGCCTTCAACCAGGTGATTGACGAGTACGCCGTCGCGCCGGTCGCCCGGGGTTACGGCTACACGCCGGAATTCTTCCAGTTGGGCATGCACAACTTCACGACCAACTTCAACGAACCGACGGTGTTCCTCAACGACCTGTTGCAAGGCAATGGCCAGCGTTCGCTCAACACCCTGGGGCGCTTCACCCTCAACAGCACCGCCGGCTTGCTGGGGGTGATCGATGTCTCGGACTCCCTGGAAATCCCGCGCCACAGCTCGGACTTCGGCCAGACCTTCGGCGTCTGGGGCATCCCGGACGGGCCGATCGTCGAAGTCCCAGTGCTCGGGACCGCCAACAGTCGCGATGCCGTAGGCAAGGTGCTGGCAGTGGCCATCAACCCGTTCGGCGACCATAGCGATACCGTCGAGACCCTGACGACAGTGGCCAGTGTCGGTGGCACCATCGACAAGCGCGCCGAAGCGCTGCCGCTGACCGACGCCCTGCAAGCCCTGCCGGACCCGTACAGTGCGCTGCGTGACGTCAGCGCCGAAAAACGCGCGGACTTTGTCCAGAACGGCAAACGCGGCGCGTCCGGGCTGCACGACGATCTCTGCACAGAAGCTCCAACCGATGCCACGTAA